The following are encoded together in the Cololabis saira isolate AMF1-May2022 chromosome 5, fColSai1.1, whole genome shotgun sequence genome:
- the setd6 gene encoding N-lysine methyltransferase setd6 isoform X3, which produces MATAAKRPKVEGSERLQNFLQWCRTAGLVLSTKVCVSTEGTVADYGMVATDDIHDGEVLFTIPRSALLHQGTTKVSALLEAGKQDLQSSSGWVPLLLALLHEYTTPQSRWTPYLSLWPDFSALDQPMFWSRAERDGLLRGTGVPRAVETDLSNIQREYQHVALPFMRRHPDVWSPGTHTLQLYTRLVAFVMAYSFTEPRGEDGDEEEDDEEEDEEEAPGPPMMVPMADMLNHVSRHNAQLEFTADSLKMVSMRYIRRGEEVFNTYGQLANAQLLHMYGFTEPYPSNANDTADVPVSNLLAAARRAVGSGAELERVELEQLVEARVELEQLVEARVELEQLVEARVELLSETMQEKGAFVFSEQGCLTDSELHAALKVLCMTKEELVEFRDNEGWEEDDEDDETSHAFSNEGLPGLKASWKRLIHEATRLTLGSYRDGGAEDGAADGDTDGDTDGDRLLMEDEAALQRLSSRQGKALQVRYGQKRILYRLLELTQS; this is translated from the exons ATGGCGACGGCAGCCAAGAGACCCAAG GTAGAAGGCTCGGAGAGGCTGCAGAACTTCCTCCAGTGGTGCCGAACCGCTGGCCTGGTCCTCAGCACCAAG GTCTGTGTGAGTACAGAGGGAACCGTGGCCGATTATGGGATGGTTGCTACGGACGACATCCATGACGGGGAGGTGTTGTTCACCATCCCACGGTCGGCTCTTCTCCACCAGGGAACCACAAAGGTTTCTGCCTTGTTGGAAGCAG GGAAGCAGGATCTGCAGAGTTCCTCCGGCTGGGTTCCCCTGCTGCTGGCGCTGCTGCACGAGTACACCACCCCCCAGTCCCGCTGGACGCCCTACCTGTCCCTGTGGCCCGACTTCAGCGCGCTGGACCAGCCCATGTTCTG GTCCAGGGCGGAGCGGGACGGGCTGCTGAGGGGGACGGGCGTCCCCCGGGCCGTGGAGACGGACCTGTCCAACATCCAGAGAGAGTACCAACACGTGGCCCTGCCGTTCATGAGGAGACACCCGGACGTGTGGAGCCCCGGCACGCACACGCTGCAGCTGTACACGCGGCTGGTGGCCTTCGTCATGGCCTACAG CTTCACGGAGCCGCGAGGAGAGgatggtgatgaagaggaggatgatgaagaggaggatgaggaggaggccCCCGGTCCTCCCATGATGGTTCCCATGGCAGACATGCTGAACCACGTGTCCCGGCACAACGCTCAGCTGGAGTTCACGGCG gacagtctgaagaTGGTGTCCATGCGCTACATCCGCAGAGGGGAGGAAGTGTTCAACACCTACGGGCAGCTGGCCAACGCGCAGCTGCTGCACATGTACGGCTTCACGGAGCCGTATCCCAGCAACGCCAACGACACGGCCGACGTCCCCGTCAGCAACCTGCTCGCGGCCGCCAGACGAG CCGTGGGGAGTGGAGCGGAGCTGGAGCGGGTGGAGCTGGAGCAGCTGGTGGAGGCGCGGGTGGAGCTGGAGCAGCTGGTGGAGGCGCGGGTGGAGCTGGAGCAGCTGGTGGAGGCGCGGGTGGAGCTGCTCTCCGAGACCATGCAGGAGAAGGGAGCCTTCGTCTTCAGCGAGCAGGGATGCCTCACCGACTCTGAGCTGCACGCCGCCCTCAAG GTCCTGTGCATGACCAAGGAAGAGCTGGTGGAGTTCAGAGACAATGAAGGATGGGAGGAAGACGACGAGGACGACGAGACGTCCCACGCCTTCTCCAACGAGGGTCTTCCTGGACTGAAGGCGTCGTGGAAGCGACTGATTCACGAAGCGACCCGGCTGACTCTGGGGTCGTACAGAGACGGGGGGGCGGAGGACGGAGCCGCGGACGGAGACACGGATGGAGACACGGACGGAGACCGGCTGCTGATGGAGGACGAGGCGGCGCTGCAGAGACTGAGCTCCCGGCAGGGGAAGGCCCTGCAGGTCCGCTACGGCCAGAAGAGGATCCTGTACCGGCTGCTGGAGCTCACCCAGTCCTGA
- the setd6 gene encoding N-lysine methyltransferase setd6 isoform X1, giving the protein MATAAKRPKVEGSERLQNFLQWCRTAGLVLSTKVCVSTEGTVADYGMVATDDIHDGEVLFTIPRSALLHQGTTKVSALLEAGKQDLQSSSGWVPLLLALLHEYTTPQSRWTPYLSLWPDFSALDQPMFWSRAERDGLLRGTGVPRAVETDLSNIQREYQHVALPFMRRHPDVWSPGTHTLQLYTRLVAFVMAYSFTEPRGEDGDEEEDDEEEDEEEAPGPPMMVPMADMLNHVSRHNAQLEFTADSLKMVSMRYIRRGEEVFNTYGQLANAQLLHMYGFTEPYPSNANDTADVPVSNLLAAARRGDGAEGAEKSVNAQKAVGSGAELERVELEQLVEARVELEQLVEARVELEQLVEARVELLSETMQEKGAFVFSEQGCLTDSELHAALKVLCMTKEELVEFRDNEGWEEDDEDDETSHAFSNEGLPGLKASWKRLIHEATRLTLGSYRDGGAEDGAADGDTDGDTDGDRLLMEDEAALQRLSSRQGKALQVRYGQKRILYRLLELTQS; this is encoded by the exons ATGGCGACGGCAGCCAAGAGACCCAAG GTAGAAGGCTCGGAGAGGCTGCAGAACTTCCTCCAGTGGTGCCGAACCGCTGGCCTGGTCCTCAGCACCAAG GTCTGTGTGAGTACAGAGGGAACCGTGGCCGATTATGGGATGGTTGCTACGGACGACATCCATGACGGGGAGGTGTTGTTCACCATCCCACGGTCGGCTCTTCTCCACCAGGGAACCACAAAGGTTTCTGCCTTGTTGGAAGCAG GGAAGCAGGATCTGCAGAGTTCCTCCGGCTGGGTTCCCCTGCTGCTGGCGCTGCTGCACGAGTACACCACCCCCCAGTCCCGCTGGACGCCCTACCTGTCCCTGTGGCCCGACTTCAGCGCGCTGGACCAGCCCATGTTCTG GTCCAGGGCGGAGCGGGACGGGCTGCTGAGGGGGACGGGCGTCCCCCGGGCCGTGGAGACGGACCTGTCCAACATCCAGAGAGAGTACCAACACGTGGCCCTGCCGTTCATGAGGAGACACCCGGACGTGTGGAGCCCCGGCACGCACACGCTGCAGCTGTACACGCGGCTGGTGGCCTTCGTCATGGCCTACAG CTTCACGGAGCCGCGAGGAGAGgatggtgatgaagaggaggatgatgaagaggaggatgaggaggaggccCCCGGTCCTCCCATGATGGTTCCCATGGCAGACATGCTGAACCACGTGTCCCGGCACAACGCTCAGCTGGAGTTCACGGCG gacagtctgaagaTGGTGTCCATGCGCTACATCCGCAGAGGGGAGGAAGTGTTCAACACCTACGGGCAGCTGGCCAACGCGCAGCTGCTGCACATGTACGGCTTCACGGAGCCGTATCCCAGCAACGCCAACGACACGGCCGACGTCCCCGTCAGCAACCTGCTCGCGGCCGCCAGACGAGGTGACGGAGCAGAGGGAGCAGAGAAGAGCGTAAACGCTCAGAaag CCGTGGGGAGTGGAGCGGAGCTGGAGCGGGTGGAGCTGGAGCAGCTGGTGGAGGCGCGGGTGGAGCTGGAGCAGCTGGTGGAGGCGCGGGTGGAGCTGGAGCAGCTGGTGGAGGCGCGGGTGGAGCTGCTCTCCGAGACCATGCAGGAGAAGGGAGCCTTCGTCTTCAGCGAGCAGGGATGCCTCACCGACTCTGAGCTGCACGCCGCCCTCAAG GTCCTGTGCATGACCAAGGAAGAGCTGGTGGAGTTCAGAGACAATGAAGGATGGGAGGAAGACGACGAGGACGACGAGACGTCCCACGCCTTCTCCAACGAGGGTCTTCCTGGACTGAAGGCGTCGTGGAAGCGACTGATTCACGAAGCGACCCGGCTGACTCTGGGGTCGTACAGAGACGGGGGGGCGGAGGACGGAGCCGCGGACGGAGACACGGATGGAGACACGGACGGAGACCGGCTGCTGATGGAGGACGAGGCGGCGCTGCAGAGACTGAGCTCCCGGCAGGGGAAGGCCCTGCAGGTCCGCTACGGCCAGAAGAGGATCCTGTACCGGCTGCTGGAGCTCACCCAGTCCTGA
- the setd6 gene encoding N-lysine methyltransferase setd6 isoform X2 yields the protein MATAAKRPKVEGSERLQNFLQWCRTAGLVLSTKVCVSTEGTVADYGMVATDDIHDGEVLFTIPRSALLHQGTTKVSALLEAGKQDLQSSSGWVPLLLALLHEYTTPQSRWTPYLSLWPDFSALDQPMFWSRAERDGLLRGTGVPRAVETDLSNIQREYQHVALPFMRRHPDVWSPGTHTLQLYTRLVAFVMAYSFTEPRGEDGDEEEDDEEEDEEEAPGPPMMVPMADMLNHVSRHNAQLEFTADSLKMVSMRYIRRGEEVFNTYGQLANAQLLHMYGFTEPYPSNANDTADVPVSNLLAAARRGDGAEGAEKSVNAQKAVGSGAELERVELEQLVEARVELEQLVEARVELLSETMQEKGAFVFSEQGCLTDSELHAALKVLCMTKEELVEFRDNEGWEEDDEDDETSHAFSNEGLPGLKASWKRLIHEATRLTLGSYRDGGAEDGAADGDTDGDTDGDRLLMEDEAALQRLSSRQGKALQVRYGQKRILYRLLELTQS from the exons ATGGCGACGGCAGCCAAGAGACCCAAG GTAGAAGGCTCGGAGAGGCTGCAGAACTTCCTCCAGTGGTGCCGAACCGCTGGCCTGGTCCTCAGCACCAAG GTCTGTGTGAGTACAGAGGGAACCGTGGCCGATTATGGGATGGTTGCTACGGACGACATCCATGACGGGGAGGTGTTGTTCACCATCCCACGGTCGGCTCTTCTCCACCAGGGAACCACAAAGGTTTCTGCCTTGTTGGAAGCAG GGAAGCAGGATCTGCAGAGTTCCTCCGGCTGGGTTCCCCTGCTGCTGGCGCTGCTGCACGAGTACACCACCCCCCAGTCCCGCTGGACGCCCTACCTGTCCCTGTGGCCCGACTTCAGCGCGCTGGACCAGCCCATGTTCTG GTCCAGGGCGGAGCGGGACGGGCTGCTGAGGGGGACGGGCGTCCCCCGGGCCGTGGAGACGGACCTGTCCAACATCCAGAGAGAGTACCAACACGTGGCCCTGCCGTTCATGAGGAGACACCCGGACGTGTGGAGCCCCGGCACGCACACGCTGCAGCTGTACACGCGGCTGGTGGCCTTCGTCATGGCCTACAG CTTCACGGAGCCGCGAGGAGAGgatggtgatgaagaggaggatgatgaagaggaggatgaggaggaggccCCCGGTCCTCCCATGATGGTTCCCATGGCAGACATGCTGAACCACGTGTCCCGGCACAACGCTCAGCTGGAGTTCACGGCG gacagtctgaagaTGGTGTCCATGCGCTACATCCGCAGAGGGGAGGAAGTGTTCAACACCTACGGGCAGCTGGCCAACGCGCAGCTGCTGCACATGTACGGCTTCACGGAGCCGTATCCCAGCAACGCCAACGACACGGCCGACGTCCCCGTCAGCAACCTGCTCGCGGCCGCCAGACGAGGTGACGGAGCAGAGGGAGCAGAGAAGAGCGTAAACGCTCAGAaag CCGTGGGGAGTGGAGCGGAGCTGGAGCGGGTGGAGCTGGAGCAGCTGGTGGAG GCGCGGGTGGAGCTGGAGCAGCTGGTGGAGGCGCGGGTGGAGCTGCTCTCCGAGACCATGCAGGAGAAGGGAGCCTTCGTCTTCAGCGAGCAGGGATGCCTCACCGACTCTGAGCTGCACGCCGCCCTCAAG GTCCTGTGCATGACCAAGGAAGAGCTGGTGGAGTTCAGAGACAATGAAGGATGGGAGGAAGACGACGAGGACGACGAGACGTCCCACGCCTTCTCCAACGAGGGTCTTCCTGGACTGAAGGCGTCGTGGAAGCGACTGATTCACGAAGCGACCCGGCTGACTCTGGGGTCGTACAGAGACGGGGGGGCGGAGGACGGAGCCGCGGACGGAGACACGGATGGAGACACGGACGGAGACCGGCTGCTGATGGAGGACGAGGCGGCGCTGCAGAGACTGAGCTCCCGGCAGGGGAAGGCCCTGCAGGTCCGCTACGGCCAGAAGAGGATCCTGTACCGGCTGCTGGAGCTCACCCAGTCCTGA
- the setd6 gene encoding N-lysine methyltransferase setd6 isoform X4 → MATAAKRPKVEGSERLQNFLQWCRTAGLVLSTKVCVSTEGTVADYGMVATDDIHDGEVLFTIPRSALLHQGTTKVSALLEAGKQDLQSSSGWVPLLLALLHEYTTPQSRWTPYLSLWPDFSALDQPMFWSRAERDGLLRGTGVPRAVETDLSNIQREYQHVALPFMRRHPDVWSPGTHTLQLYTRLVAFVMAYSFTEPRGEDGDEEEDDEEEDEEEAPGPPMMVPMADMLNHVSRHNAQLEFTADSLKMVSMRYIRRGEEVFNTYGQLANAQLLHMYGFTEPYPSNANDTADVPVSNLLAAARRAVGSGAELERVELEQLVEARVELEQLVEARVELLSETMQEKGAFVFSEQGCLTDSELHAALKVLCMTKEELVEFRDNEGWEEDDEDDETSHAFSNEGLPGLKASWKRLIHEATRLTLGSYRDGGAEDGAADGDTDGDTDGDRLLMEDEAALQRLSSRQGKALQVRYGQKRILYRLLELTQS, encoded by the exons ATGGCGACGGCAGCCAAGAGACCCAAG GTAGAAGGCTCGGAGAGGCTGCAGAACTTCCTCCAGTGGTGCCGAACCGCTGGCCTGGTCCTCAGCACCAAG GTCTGTGTGAGTACAGAGGGAACCGTGGCCGATTATGGGATGGTTGCTACGGACGACATCCATGACGGGGAGGTGTTGTTCACCATCCCACGGTCGGCTCTTCTCCACCAGGGAACCACAAAGGTTTCTGCCTTGTTGGAAGCAG GGAAGCAGGATCTGCAGAGTTCCTCCGGCTGGGTTCCCCTGCTGCTGGCGCTGCTGCACGAGTACACCACCCCCCAGTCCCGCTGGACGCCCTACCTGTCCCTGTGGCCCGACTTCAGCGCGCTGGACCAGCCCATGTTCTG GTCCAGGGCGGAGCGGGACGGGCTGCTGAGGGGGACGGGCGTCCCCCGGGCCGTGGAGACGGACCTGTCCAACATCCAGAGAGAGTACCAACACGTGGCCCTGCCGTTCATGAGGAGACACCCGGACGTGTGGAGCCCCGGCACGCACACGCTGCAGCTGTACACGCGGCTGGTGGCCTTCGTCATGGCCTACAG CTTCACGGAGCCGCGAGGAGAGgatggtgatgaagaggaggatgatgaagaggaggatgaggaggaggccCCCGGTCCTCCCATGATGGTTCCCATGGCAGACATGCTGAACCACGTGTCCCGGCACAACGCTCAGCTGGAGTTCACGGCG gacagtctgaagaTGGTGTCCATGCGCTACATCCGCAGAGGGGAGGAAGTGTTCAACACCTACGGGCAGCTGGCCAACGCGCAGCTGCTGCACATGTACGGCTTCACGGAGCCGTATCCCAGCAACGCCAACGACACGGCCGACGTCCCCGTCAGCAACCTGCTCGCGGCCGCCAGACGAG CCGTGGGGAGTGGAGCGGAGCTGGAGCGGGTGGAGCTGGAGCAGCTGGTGGAG GCGCGGGTGGAGCTGGAGCAGCTGGTGGAGGCGCGGGTGGAGCTGCTCTCCGAGACCATGCAGGAGAAGGGAGCCTTCGTCTTCAGCGAGCAGGGATGCCTCACCGACTCTGAGCTGCACGCCGCCCTCAAG GTCCTGTGCATGACCAAGGAAGAGCTGGTGGAGTTCAGAGACAATGAAGGATGGGAGGAAGACGACGAGGACGACGAGACGTCCCACGCCTTCTCCAACGAGGGTCTTCCTGGACTGAAGGCGTCGTGGAAGCGACTGATTCACGAAGCGACCCGGCTGACTCTGGGGTCGTACAGAGACGGGGGGGCGGAGGACGGAGCCGCGGACGGAGACACGGATGGAGACACGGACGGAGACCGGCTGCTGATGGAGGACGAGGCGGCGCTGCAGAGACTGAGCTCCCGGCAGGGGAAGGCCCTGCAGGTCCGCTACGGCCAGAAGAGGATCCTGTACCGGCTGCTGGAGCTCACCCAGTCCTGA